In Solanum stenotomum isolate F172 unplaced genomic scaffold, ASM1918654v1 scaffold32793, whole genome shotgun sequence, a single genomic region encodes these proteins:
- the LOC125852195 gene encoding disease resistance protein RPV1-like, which produces MHLPGLVIGPNSHAEGVISLCKFYSSTGVCMFGIYGMAGIGKTTVAKAVYNQIHRRYEGFSFVAHVRERSENNMLHNLQEQLLSEVLKKENFEIRYNVDMGKGIIKDRLGQKKVLIVLDDVDDMSQIKALAEERSWFGSGSIIIITTRSENLLDDIGVDYKYKVTRLDDISSRRLFCFHAFKDTTVPENLDHELVKDIARLGGGVPLALEVLGSLLHKKDDQTWRSTLESLKNLAHHSSIHKALKVSYDSLDENSKEIFLDIACFFIEAQELFASLVLTGCGRSFNLGKGILIGRCLIKIEQNHLWMHDLVRDMAREIVRQESPKEPHMRSRLWLHEDVNYVLEKNKGSNLIEGISAIHPKVKDLTVETKSFARMDRLKIFQAKGMNITGSFKNLFEDLRWLSWQNFPLKCLPTDIHLTKLVALDMQYSNIVEVWQSTIKPLENLAYLDLSHCQRLKRTPDFSRAISLETILFTGCSELVEIDSSIKYLVKLVYLNLEDCVSLKNLPSSICKLESLQHLNMSGCSGLQQLPADLGHLKNLRSLSLQGCNRSLKAQSWLTSILSYVPWAGSSSSCPERLLPHSLSRLSHLTVLNLNDNLSVKSPTNNNRRTQRTKQL; this is translated from the exons ATGCACCTTCCAGGACTCGTAATTGGGCCTAATTCTCATGCTGAAGGAGTGATTTCTCTATGCAAGTTCTACTCATCAACTGGTGTCTGCATGTTTGGGATCTATGGGATGGCTGGCATAGGCAAAACAACTGTTGCCAAAGCCGTCTACAATCAAATCCACAGGAGGTATGAAGGTTTCTCCTTTGTGGCTCATGTAAGAGAGCGCTCGGAGAATAACATGCTTCACAACTTACAGGAACAACTTCTATCTGAGGTTCTAAAAAAAGAGAACTTTGAAATCCGATATAATGTTGATATGGGAAAAGGCATAATCAAAGACAGACTTGGTCAGAAGAAGGTCCTCATTGTTCTGGATGATGTCGATGACATGAGCCAGATAAAAGCATTGGCGGAAGAGAGAAGCTGGTTTGGTTCGGGGAGCATAATAATTATAACAACAAGAAGTGAGAATTTGCTAGATGATATTGGAGTAGACTATAAGTACAAGGTAACAAGGTTGGATGATATCTCTTCCAGGCGACTCTTTTGCTTTCATGCTTTCAAGGATACTACTGTACCCGAAAATTTGGATCATGAGTTGGTGAAAGACATAGCACGTCTAGGTGGAGGGGTTCCTTTAGCACTCGAAGTTTTGGGCTCTCTTTTGCATAAAAAGGATGATCAAACATGGAGAAGTACCCTCGAGAGCTTGAAAAATCTTGCTCATCACAGTAGTATTCACAAAGCACTCAAAGTAAGCTATGACTCACTTGATGAGAACTCTAAGGAGATTTTCCTTGACATCGCGTGCTTTTTCATTGAAGCCCAAGAACTTTTTGCTAGTCTTGTATTGACCGGTTGTGGTCGCTCTTTCAACTTGGGGAAAGGAATTTTGATTGGAAGATGTTTAATCAAAATTGAACAGAATCATTTGTGGATGCATGATTTAGTTCGAGATATGGCTAGAGAAATTGTTCGTCAAGAGTCACCTAAAGAGCCTCATATGCGCTCTAGGTTGTGGTTGCATGAAGATGTTAATTATGTGCTAGAAAAGAACAAg GGTAGCAATCTGATAGAAGGCATCAGCGCCATCCATCCCAAAGTGAAAGATTTAACTGTCGAGACAAAGTCCTTTGCAAGAATGGATAGGTTGAAAATATTTCAAGCAAAAGGAATGAATATTACTGGAAGCTTCAAAAATTTGTTTGAGGACCTAAGATGGCTAAGTTGGCAAAATTTccctttgaaatgtttacctaCTGATATTCATCTAACCAAACTTGTGGCTCTGGACATGCAATATAGCAACATCGTGGAAGTTTGGCAATCCACCATCAAG CCCCTGGAAAACCTGGCATATCTAGATCTCAGTCATTGTCAACGACTAAAGCGAACTCCTGATTTTTCAAGGGCGATAAGTCTTGAGACAATATTGTTTACAGGTTGCTCAGAGTTGGTTGAGATTGattcatcaataaaatatttggtGAAACTTGTTTACTTAAATCTGGAAGACTGTGTAAGCCTCAAGAATCTACCAAGCAGCATTTGCAAGCTAGAATCACTTCAACATCTAAATATGTCAGGTTGCTCGGGTCTACAACAACTGCCTGCTGATTTGGGACACTTGAAAAACCTAAGAAGCTTATCATTACAAGGATGCAACAGAAGTTTAAAGGCTCAATCTTGGCTGACTTCTATTTTATCTTATGTACCATGGGCAGGAAGTAGTTCATCGTGTCCAGAGAGGTTGTTGCCACATTCCCTTTCCCGTTTAAGTCACTTGACGGTGCTCAATCTCAACGATAATCTGAGTGTAAAAAGCCCCACAAATAATAACCGAAGAACTCAAAGAACAAAGCAATTATAA
- the LOC125852196 gene encoding disease resistance protein RPV1-like, with amino-acid sequence MASNSIIIPSSSMPPPSSSSHKYHVFLSFRGEDTRKTFTDHLYSNLVQAGVNTFRDDEELRKGTEIRSELIQAIEDSMISIVIFSKNYASSSWCLDELLKILECREQHGQLVIPIFYDVNPSEVRRQAGTFGKALAKHRRRFGKEKVARWKAAVKEAANLSGRDLQNVEDGHEAKFNKKLVEEVLKLVNPTCMHLPGLVIGPNSHAEGVISLCKFYSSTGVCMFGIYGMAGIGKTTVAKAVYNQIHRRYEGFSFVAHVRERSENNMLHNLQEQLLSEVLKRENFKVQYNVDKGKCLIQDRLGQRKVLIVLDDVDDMSQIKALAEERSWFGSGSIIIITTRSENLLDDIGVDYKYKVTRLDDISSRRLFCFHAFKDTTVPENLDHELVKDIARLGGGVPLALEVLGSLLHKKDDQTWRSTLESLKNLAHHSSIHKALKVSYDSLDENSKEIFLDIACFFIEAQELFASLVLTGCGRSFNLGKGILIGRCLIKIEQNHLWMHDLVRDMAREIVRQESPKEPHMRSRLWLHEDVNYVLEKNKGSNLIEGISAIHPKVKDLTVETKSFARMDRLKIFQAKGMNITGSFKNLFEDLRWLSWQNFPLKCLPTDIHLTKLVALDMQYSNIVEVWQSTIKPLENLAYLDLSHCQRLKRTPDFSRAISLETILFTGCSELVEIDSSIKYLVKLVYLNLEDCVSLKNLPSSICKLESLQHLNMSGCSGLQQLPADLGHLKNLRSLSLQGCNRSLKAQSWLTSILSYVPWAGSSSSCPERLLPHSLSRLSHLTVLNLNDCRLSEADIPTNLGSLTSLKYLDLGGNDFYTLPSSLFCDLSELHHLVLDNCKNLQMLSLLPSNLQVLHANDCSSIESLDMSNYRILPQLYVSNCDRLSEIKGMETIENVEYVRIESSSKLARRFFDESFFQLMGECDEDLPYPSSYYIAGSEVPECANIMEFFNMVLS; translated from the exons ATGGCTTCTAATAGTATTATAATTCCCTCATCCTCCATGCCTCCACCTTCATCTTCATCCCATAAATATCATGTGTTTTTGAGTTTTAGAGGGGAAGACACACGTAAAACTTTTACGGACCACCTCTATTCAAATTTGGTGCAAGCTGGAGTTAATACATTTAGAGACGATGAGGAGCTCAGAAAAGGCACAGAAATCAGATCTGAACTGATTCAAGCTATAGAAGATTCCATGATCTCCAttgttattttctcaaaaaattatgCATCATCTAGCTGGTGTCTCGATGAGCTTTTGAAGATACTCGAGTGCAGAGAGCAGCATGGTCAGCTAGTTATTCCTATATTCTACGACGTTAATCCTTCTGAGGTACGTAGACAAGCCGGTACATTTGGTAAAGCACTTGCTAAACACAGAAGACGTTTTGGGAAGGAGAAGGTAGCAAGGTGGAAAGCCGCTGTCAAAGAAGCTGCAAATTTATCAGGACGGGATTTGCAGAACGTCGAGGACGG GCATGAAGCAAAATTCAACAAGAAACTTGTGGAAGAGGTCTTAAAGTTAGTAAACCCCACATGCATGCACCTTCCAGGACTCGTAATTGGGCCTAATTCTCATGCTGAAGGAGTGATTTCTCTATGCAAGTTCTACTCATCAACTGGTGTCTGCATGTTTGGGATCTATGGGATGGCTGGCATAGGCAAAACAACTGTTGCCAAAGCCGTCTACAATCAAATCCACAGGAGGTATGAAGGTTTCTCCTTTGTGGCTCATGTAAGAGAGCGCTCGGAGAATAACATGCTTCACAACCTACAGGAACAACTTCTATCTGAGGTTCTAAAAAGAGAGAACTTTAAAGTCCAATATAATGTTGATAAGGGAAAATGCCTAATCCAAGACAGACTTGGTCAGAGGAAGGTCCTCATTGTTTTGGATGATGTCGATGACATGAGCCAGATAAAAGCATTGGCGGAAGAGAGAAGCTGGTTTGGTTCGGGGAGCATAATAATTATAACAACAAGAAGTGAGAATTTGCTAGATGATATTGGAGTAGACTATAAGTACAAGGTAACAAGGTTGGATGATATCTCTTCCAGGCGACTCTTTTGCTTTCATGCTTTCAAGGATACTACTGTACCCGAAAATTTGGATCATGAGTTGGTGAAAGACATAGCACGTCTAGGTGGAGGGGTTCCTTTAGCACTCGAAGTTTTGGGCTCTCTTTTGCATAAAAAGGATGATCAAACATGGAGAAGTACCCTCGAGAGCTTGAAAAATCTTGCTCATCACAGTAGTATTCACAAAGCACTCAAAGTAAGCTATGACTCACTTGATGAGAACTCTAAGGAGATTTTCCTTGACATCGCGTGCTTTTTCATTGAAGCCCAAGAACTTTTTGCTAGTCTTGTATTGACCGGTTGTGGTCGCTCTTTCAACTTGGGGAAAGGAATTTTGATTGGAAGATGTTTAATCAAAATTGAACAGAATCATTTGTGGATGCATGATTTAGTTCGAGATATGGCTAGAGAAATTGTTCGTCAAGAGTCACCTAAAGAGCCTCATATGCGCTCTAGGTTGTGGTTGCATGAAGATGTTAATTATGTGCTAGAAAAGAACAAg GGTAGCAATCTGATAGAAGGCATCAGCGCCATCCATCCCAAAGTGAAAGATTTAACTGTCGAGACAAAGTCCTTTGCAAGAATGGATAGGTTGAAAATATTTCAAGCAAAAGGAATGAATATTACTGGAAGCTTCAAAAATTTGTTTGAGGACCTAAGATGGCTAAGTTGGCAAAATTTccctttgaaatgtttacctaCTGATATTCATCTAACCAAACTTGTGGCTCTGGACATGCAATATAGCAACATCGTGGAAGTTTGGCAATCCACCATCAAG CCCCTGGAAAACCTGGCATATCTAGATCTCAGTCATTGTCAACGACTAAAGCGAACTCCTGATTTTTCAAGGGCGATAAGTCTTGAGACAATATTGTTTACAGGTTGCTCAGAGTTGGTTGAGATTGattcatcaataaaatatttggtGAAACTTGTTTACTTAAATCTGGAAGACTGTGTAAGCCTCAAGAATCTACCAAGCAGCATTTGCAAGCTAGAATCACTTCAACATCTAAATATGTCAGGTTGCTCGGGTCTACAACAACTGCCTGCTGATTTGGGACACTTGAAAAACCTAAGAAGCTTATCATTACAAGGATGCAACAGAAGTTTGAAGGCTCAATCTTGGCTGACTTCTATTTTATCTTATGTACCATGGGCAGGAAGTAGTTCATCGTGTCCAGAGAGGTTGTTGCCACATTCCCTTTCCCGTTTAAGTCACTTGACGGTGCTCAATCTCAACGATTGTAGGCTTTCAGAAGCAGATATTCCCACCAATCTTGGGAGTTTAACCTCATTGAAATACCTGGATTTAGGAGGAAATGATTTTTACACTCTCCCATCATCCCTCTTTTGCGACCTATCTGAGCTACATCATCTTGTCCTGGATAATTGCAAGAATCTTCAAATGCTCTCACTACTTCCTTCTAATCTGCAAGTGCTCCATGCAAATGATTGTTCATCCATTGAAAGTCTAGACATGTCCAATTACAGGATACTTCCACAGCTCTATGTATCTAATTGCGACAGATTGTCCGAGATTAAGGGCATGGAAACTATCGAAAATGTTGAATATGTTCGCATAGAGAGCAGTAGCAAGCTGGCAAGACGTTTCTTTGATGAAAGTTTCTTCCAGCTG ATGGGAGAATGTGATGAAGATCTTCCTTATCCAAGCAGCTACTATATTGCAGGTAGCGAGGTTCCAGAATG TGCAAATATAATGGAGTTTTTCAATATGGTCCTGTCATAG